tggacagAGTTTGCCTGCGTACAGTTATGTGCAATacaaaaggtcttcattttccTGTCCCTTCACTCCACTCACACCACTGGGTGACAGTCAGCTCTGTCCCTATTCCCCTCTGACTTGCTCTGTTTCCCTGAGTTAATCACACAGCATCTTTAAACAGCTCTACTCATAGGAGGACCCTCACCCCTTCATCCATCACCCTCCGCAACCCAGGCCTTTTACCCCAAATTGTTATTCACAGTAACTCTCTGATAGAAGgatattttctttggattttgaGTTCACAACTTGGTTAGCTCACTGATTGACAGATGACACTCTGCAATTTTCCCctaacttgttttcttttatctcacTTCTCAAGGAAAAGAGGAAGTCTGCTCCCCCAAGGCAGGATTTGGGTTCCCTAGAAAGCTTCTGTCCTGGGTGTGTTGGAAGCTGCGTTTTCCACCACCAGGAACTGAGTCTACAGGGAGAAtggcagggggcggggtgggcgTGGGGGAGCAGGACAGCCATTGCCTCTCAACAGCTGAATAGTTGTCCCAATCTCTCAAAGTAAACAAAGTCCTAGTTAACTGTCGTCCTACCAAGGGCTGCACGTGTGTAATTTTTCTGGCGTTCAATTGTGAATGGGGTCCAAGCGAATGTTTCCCTCATGAAATCATCTTAGTGGATTCTCAGATGACAGCTGTTTTCAGTTTTAGCTCTCATTTGGTTCTAGTCCAGAGAGCttactattttatctttcctCTTACTCTGGCTCCATTTGTAATATTCTGTCTGGTAGAAACCCCTGCATTTCTTCAGAAACTTGCATATTTAAAGAATGGCCTTACAGAGGGTGTTTTACTTGCTGATCggtttttttttatacatctttattggagtataattgctttacaatggtgtgttagtttctgctttatagcaaagtgaatcagctatacatatacatatatccccatatctcttccctcttgtttccccctcccaccctccctatcccacccctctaggtggtcacaaagcaccgagctgatctccctgtgctatgtggctgcttcccactagctatctattttacgtttggtaatgtatatatgtccatgccactctctcacttcgtcccagcttacccttccccctccccatatactcaagtccattctctagtaggtctgcgtctttattcctgtcttgcccctaggttcttcatgagcatttcttttttcttagattccatatatatgtgttagcatacagtatttgtttttctctttctgacttaacttcactctgtatgacagactctaggtccatccacctcactacaaatatagcagagggaggaacactcccaaactcactctacgaggccaccatcaccctgataccaaaaccagataaagatgttacaaagaaagaaaactacatgccaatatcaccgatgaacatagatccaaactgaaaattaaaGTTTGATTAAATGTGTGGTAAAGGGTGCATGCCACATTGCTAGTACTGTAGCTTGcacatttacttacttatttattttttccctattaaTTTTCAAAGGGAATTCAAGGCCATCATGGTACAAAAGGAGAGGTATGTTTCTTCATGCATTATGCTGTCTGTTCAGTCCTCATGGCTTGATTTTTAATACTGTATAAATCTAGCTATTGACATCACAAACAGAAAATATCTTCCATGTTCTTTAGTAGTTCCTAAATAGAGATTTTCAGAATATGTAGATTCACTGAATTAGGTATGAAATGTTACATATTTGCCAGtaatattgattcttcttctAAATTAGGAGCTAAGTTTTTCTGCATGTTTCTCAATGAAGAATATTGTGTATTTCTACATCTATCTCTCTAGGATTTAAACTCCTTGGGGACAAGACTGTGTCACGTTCATCATTGTATCTCTGGCACTATGCATATTGCTTAATCAATATATGTACTAGGTAGTGGTTATTTGTagggttggatggatggataaatgacaGTTTAATATAATATGAAATTTCCTTCCTGATCAATTACAGTGTTTCCCAACAATTTCCTATATAACTtagatatatgtttatatattttcatatccaTATCCTTAAGACTTTTAGGATGCATTTATACctcctgaaatatttaaatagaacttttgaagatttcttttgtttttagagaGGTGAAAAGGGAGAGCCTGGTGCCAGAGGTGCCACTGGACCCAAAGGAGAATCTGGAGTGAATGGTCTGATGGGGCCTACGGGTCCCCAGGGGCAACCCGGGGAAGCAGGTCCTCAGGGACCCCCAGGACTAGATGGGAAGCCCGTATGTATTCTGCTTCTTTCACAGTTTTcatatttctgttgctttttacTTGGTATGTCAATGTTATAACCCTTAATAATTTGATGCAGGGGAGAGAATTTTCAGAACAGTTTATTCGACAAGTTTGCACTGATGTATTAAGAGGTAAGTCTCCCACATAGAGATTTTGATAACTTTCAAATttcaaaagtaatacaaattctttgtagaaattataaaatatataagtaggatgaagaaaataaaggacattTATCAACCTCTCgtttttattttccagataagTATTTTTATAAAGGTAAAATATTATATGTACCCTTTGTAATCTTTTTAATAAAGCAATTTATCATTATTTCACTATTGATTAAATTTTCTTCCCTGACATAATTCTggtaattttattcataatatgaCATCTATAATTTAATTTACCAGTTTCTTTTAGAGGGgcacttccttttttcccttactTGAAGCAATTGCCACAATAAAATTATTGCACAGAGCAATGGATATTTCCATAgttaaatttctagaagtgaaatTATTGGCCAAGAGATATGTATctgtaaatttagaaaaaatatgagTGATATTATTAATGCCCATTCACCATTTAAACATAAGGGATGGGGTTTCTTTGCTTTTAAGCCCAGCTACCTGTCTTACTTCAAAGTGGAAGAATTCAGAGTTGTGATCACTGCCAGTCCCAGCGTGGCTCTCCTGGTATTCCTGGGCCACCTGGTCCCATGGGCCCAGAAGGTCCCCGAGGATTCCCTGGTTTGCCAGGAAGAGATGGTGTTCCTGGATTAATGGGAGCTCCGGGACGCCCAGGTGCCAAAGGATTAAAAGGTACTTAGTTTGTATGtgtaagcaaataaataacagaaaagggTATTTTTTGTATTCACATCCTAAAGTTATTTAACAGGCAAGAgttcctgtttgttttcttgaagACAAAAAATTTTTCTATCCCTAAGTCTTTAAATAATTTGTCAACTGAGTTAAAGAACAGTCATTCTATTTCATGAAAGAATATCCTAAAGTCAAGAGAGAGGTCAACGTTATGAAGCATGTGAACCTGTAAATCAGAAAATGTTGACAATGTACTTAGAAATTTTGCTTGAGTCTAATTAGGTCTTTAAATAGAACATCACAGACaccatttcctttattttgacTTTGTTTACTTCTGTAACCAtattcaaaattgttttctataAATTTCTATAAGAAAAATGATGTTTCGTGACCAAACTTCCTAATAGCCCACAACTTACTGCTCtttgattttgaatatttatgtgaaatgttggttgataattctttccttttaatttaatattatagGAACAATTTAGATGTTTCATCAAAGTAATAAAAGAACAACTATGAGTAACAAAAAGAGCTAATAATTCCAaaccattttcctttcttaatatTTAATCTTCATTAAGTTTTGCTAGACCACTGATCATTTTATAAAGTTTCGCTTCAAAAATTCTGTGtcctgttaataataataaataggtgGCTggctaatttttaaagatttatttttcttttaatgtgtgtATTAACAGCTTTGAAAGAAACAATCTAGGAGGAAGTGATTTTATGGGAAAAGTAAGCTTACTCCCCTCTCTGACACTCTGCAGGCTTACCAGGACGAAATGGGGCAAAGGGGAGCCAAGGGCTTGGGTACCCTGGAGTACAAGGTCCTCCTGGTCCCCCAGGTATGAACTGATGATGCTCATAAGTGTTGCTGCACATTTTACGTTAAGAAAATCATCATAAATCTCTGTCTAAAGATTTGAAACCAAGACTTTCGTTTCCTTTTTTGAGTGATTCACATTCAACACATTGAGCTCTAACTACTAGAAGTTTTATCCTATATTATATCCATTAATCATTCAGGATTCTCTCTCACTTATCATTTAGACTCCTTAGAATACCACTCCTTAGAATAGTTCTCAGATGGTTCCAAGTCGCCCAGGCTTACCTAGTGTATATCACCTTTAATCTTTATGATTCTCAGGGAAGCAGAATAATGCTGAGATGGACTTGTAAGCCAGCCTCTGCTAGCTGCATTATTTAACTTATCcgtgtgtcagtttcctcatttgtaaaatagtgaTGAGATGTCTTTTGCATCATGACATTGgtggaagattaaatgaattaatacatgtcaTGCTATCAGAACAGTGCATGAAAAAGTTaggttttcaataaatgtgtactatcattattattttagatgTTATTACTGCTCAAGGCTTTTGGGTGGATCAAATGATTTAATACTTTGTATGTAAAGCATTTTGAACAATACCTACAATTGTAGCTtagtgctgaataaatgtttagtagtagtagtagcaggaAGTATTAGTGGTAGAAAGTGCCCAGTCCACTCTGCTCCATCCCTAAacctaaatattttgtttttgttattttgggtCATCAACTTTAAAAGGCCAatatcttgagttaatttttctttttttgaacatGCTAATTGAACTAAGTTATGGTTCACAAATTAGTGTTATAATACCTCTGTGTATTGATTACTAGTATACTATGGTAATGACAATGTGTTTCcttgtggaaactaaaaaatatatatatatatatgtatataatggaaatAGTCATTTTGACTACAAATATGGCACAAAAGTGGCTTTATTAGAGTTTTAGCTTActgatatatttataataattttggcAATTTATAATAATATTGGCAAGAGATAAGCTGAGAGGAAGAAATAGTTTGGACAATCCACAAATTGAAATATTAGAATGTTAGCTCTGTGTCTTCAGCCGCAGCATGATTGCATATTAACATAGCTTGGCCTAGTTTTACAAAAATTACTTTTGGGTAGTTCTTTTCAAAATGGAAGGTGTATAGAATTAGCAAGAGGATACCTCCTCTTTTCACCTTAGTGCAAATACGTAAAAGTTTCAAGGGAGTCTTTTTACCAGTTTACATGTTTTGAGGATTCAGCTGTGTCAGCAACAAAACCAAACTCATCTGTTCATGTATTGCTAATGTCCCATCCTAGGTCCAGAGGGCCCCCCTGGAATAAGCAAAGAAGGTCCTCCGGGAGACCCAGGTCTCCCCGGCAAAGACGGAGACCACGGAAAACCTGGAATCCAAGGGCAGCCAGGACCCCCGGGCATCTGTGATCCATCACTGTGTTTTAGTGTCATTGTCAGAAGAGATCCCTTTAGAAAAGGACCAAACTATTAGTGTCTGATGCCTCATTCAGCAGCCTAGGCATGGTGCTCTTCTTTTGTGGTCTTTGCATCTCAGGAAGATAACAACAGTAATCCCTTGAAAAGAAACTCATGTACCTcggtgtttttattattgtttctttccttaatgaaaaatatagaaaaggtcACATATACCGATTTTAAAGGCTCCTCAGTTCTTCAGAGCCTTTAGATTAGTAGCATTAACTAAATCTCAAGGGTTTCTTGTAAGTCCATTCATTTTAGTCAAAGTCAAATATAAAAAAACACCATTGCCTGTCAGCCAGTCAGTTTCAGTCACTGTGAAAAATTTCACATTCAGCCTCCATGCAGCAGAGTATTTGAGTTCAACTTCCTGTCTGTGTGAATTTCATGTTTCATAGCTCATAGCTCACACTTCTACATTAGTCCAAACGTGCATCTGGACATGGGAGATGAGATCAGGGCTGATATTCAGTTTGGGAACAGACCGTATTGCCATATCAGCCCTTACTCCAGTGTCTGTGCTTACCAGACAGTGGTGATGGACTGTTGGGATTGTTCAGTGTTTTGAATATCACCTCtgaacattctggaaaaaaagtTTCACTGGACCTGGTCAATATGTTCAAAGGAATGGTAAGTTCAGAAATACCAAAAAGACTTTCTTCTTCATACTTGCTTAGTAATTGGAATGTTTGTTGCATGCcttcattttccatttcagttattacaTGTGTACATTCATATATGTTAACTTTTATTGTAGCAAAGCTAGTGGGAATCAATGCTCTAGTTGACAGGAAAGGTAACTCCACAAATCCTAGGATGTCTTGATATTTTTAgcagactttaaaatattataaacagtCTTTGTGTACTGTACTTAATGCTTTTGTAAGGAACATAATTTGAGATATTCCATCTTTATCATGCTCTAAATTTTGTTACTTTGCTTATTATTCAAAGTACAATAAAGTTTTGAACAGGCCTGAATGCAGTGTctttttttatacttaattttaacTGATTCTTGAGTATATTATCCATTTGACATGGTCATTTATTCAATGggtataatttattaaattatttaccttatttttaaatcactgattCATATGAAATAAGAACTTAGAAATTGGGTTGGGTGCTCCTCACCTAGATGGGTACAGCATCTGCTTCCTGGCCCAGGAATGGCTGGTAATCAGAGTTTAGCTTAACTGATGACGTGTCCTTCTGTGACTTTGATGAGAACCTTGGAGGCGACTGAAGCCCATACATTAAGCAGCTGAATTAGCTTAAGGCTTGTTTTGATGTTCTGTCTCCAGCAAAGCCCCAGATATTTGTTAGACCTGACCAACTTACTCCTGGTAATTATAGAATTTCCTGGTAGACCTGGTGAAGGGGCAGAATAGGAACTTCCTTCTGCCCCTTGTTCATTCGACCAGCTTTGAGCACATGTGATGCTGAAAACTTGGTCTCTATGCACTGGTGCCaaatcgaatctcagagacagagttttggatgaagtagaaaaaaatagctttattgctttgccaggcaaagggggacacaacAGGCTTATGCCctgaaaaactatgtgtcccaacttGGGAGGAtttagtgaggagttttatagcaatgatTCAaaggtggggttgctgataaggttagggtgtgtgcagggcctacactcctttaatctggcctcttgatgagcttctctggttcctttaatctggccttaGGGgagtcttctctggaatgaagaatgctgacataTCCCATTTATTGGgagttttagttctgtaaagagctcaaagacaTTGTTATGTGTATCTCTTAAGgtgaccctgccccaaggctgcactattgtttcttgactgctcctcccttgtctctgcatccccctcccttccctgattagcaactgtttgaacctgtcctttggaactcaaggaaggtcatggaggctggagtctattccctacaaacaagagaTGGGGGACAGAAAgccttccatgcccaggagccccacagggtcctgctctgtttcacatGGCCATGTAATGCCTGGGACTGGGCCAGGGATACAATGGTGACATAGTCATGTGGTCTGGCCTGAGGACACTCATGTCTAATGAGGCACAGGTAGGAAAACAGGTGATTGCTATACATTCTAAGAAAGGAGAAAGTGCTATAGAAATGTATAGGGTGATGCTGTGGACTAAATTGTgttcctcccaaattcatatattgaagccttaACCCTCATGGGATCCTGTTTGGAGGTAGGGCTTTTAGACtgtgattaaggttaaataaaGTCGTAAGGATGGCGTACTAATCCTATATGATTGGTGGCTTtataaaaggaggaagagggaaatccCTCTTTCTCCACATGCACACATATGACAAAAGACCACGTGAGCACACAGTGATAAGGCGATGATTTAAGAGCCAggaattatcatactaagtaaagtaagccagacggagaaagacaaaaatgatacaaatgaacttatttcaaaagagaaatatagggcttccctggtggcgcagtggttgggagtccgcctgccgaagcggtggatgcgggtttgtgccctggtccgggaggatcccacatgccgcagagcggctgggcctgtgagtccggagcctgtactccacaacgggggaggccacaacagtgagaggcctgtgtacagcaaaaaaaaaaaaaaaaaaaaaaaaaaaagattcacagacatagaaaacaaacttatagttaccaaagtggaaaggttgggggagggataaattaggagtttgggagtagCATATACACATacgactgtatataaaatagataacaaacaaggccGTCCTGTAtcgtacagggaactatattcaatatcctgtaataatctataatggaaaagaatctgaaaaagaatagattcatatgtatagctgaatcactttgctgtacacctgaaactaacacaacattgcaaatcaactatacttcaatttttaaaaattgcattaaaaaaaaagagccaggaaGATCACCCACCCTGATCTTgcacttctggcctctagaactaaAAGCAAATCCATTTCTATTGTGTAGGCCACCCCATGTGTGGTGTTTTGTGTGAGAGCCCAAGTCATAAAACAGATGAGTGTGGGGAAAGCTTCCCTAAAGCAATAGTTATAAACTGAGATTTGAAAGGCCAGGAGGCATTAGCAGCCTACCAAGTCATATCAAGtgaataaaaatgagcaaagtctAGGGGATTAGAAAAGGCCTGGAGAACTGAGAACAAAAACTAGTGAAATCGAGTGGGACCCTGTGGGGCTTCTGGGCACGGAAGCCTTTCCGTGTTCCTTGtctcttgtttgtagggaacagcTTCCAGTCTCCACAACCTTCCCTGTGTCTCAAAGGGCAGATTTGagcagttgctaatcagggaagggagggggataCAGAGACAGGGGAagagcagccaagaaaccacctgaggccagattaaaggaaccaaagaagctcatcaagattaggatATCACctggccagattaaaggagtgcagggcctgcacacaccctaatcttatcagcaaccccaccttTGAatcattgctataaaactcctcaccaaatcctcccaggttgggacacatagtttttcagAGCATGAGCCTgttgtgtccccctttgcctggcaaagcaataaagcgattcttttctacttcacccaaaactctgtctctgagattcgattAGTCACTAATGCACAGAGGAATCACTAGGGAATATAAATCATATTTACTTTCAGTATCTGCTTTTAAAATTGGTAACTCAAGAtgaaatatttctgtaatttatCATGGTATATATGTCCTAACATATTTTTGCTTCGTACAAATTCGAGACTAACTCATAAAACACTGATGTTTAAGAATGAAAAGGTGAATGGTTTTGTCCTGCAAATACATTTTCACCATAATGATGTACCAACATCTTACATGCAAGACCTTCTGGCGTAGTTAAAAGGGCATGGCTTCCATAGTGAGGTTGCCTGTGTTCAAATTCCCACTGTTTTTTTCCAGTAGGAGCCTtcagaaaatgtatttatctttttgtgccTAAGTCTCTTCATATATTAAATAAGGAATATTAATAATACTTACCTAATAGTAAGGATTAGGAttatgaggattcaatgagataaaacaaaaatattaatccaTAGAATAAAGTCTGATCATCTACTAGAGCCACACAGAAAATGTGAGATTAGCAAATTTtgagatgaaatatttaaaaaacttattcaaaacattttatatttgtgcAACTAACACTGATAAAGTTAATTTGATTCAATGCCATTAAGAATGAAACTCTCAGTCTTAAGGGTAACAGCAATTCTCAGTAAAGGCTCTCTTGACCAGATTTTGATTCATCCTGGTCTAAAACGTAAAGTGGGAACAATTTAGgtgggaaaaaaatcagcaaaccCCTGGGGTTTATAGTCTTTAGttattttatctgtattttattctattagcTATATTTATATCAACTGTATTTTATCCTTGGTTCTTAGAACTTTACCAGGTAATTATTTCATTTCCATCATGAAGAGATTTTCAATTGAGATGGAGCTGCATATCATTCTTTTTATCCCCAGTAGAGGGcagcaaaatacatatatacccacaaacacagaaataagcTATGATAACTTCCTCTCATTATATTAATCATATAAACTATCACTGTGTATATTTAGCCTGAACATTTTCTCAGTTTTGTATGCATAGTTAGATTTATATCCTTAAAACCTTAATTattccaaaggagaaaaaaatcacaaaggttTTATAAATTGAACACCTAAGCCAGAGTTCATGAAGCCATTTATATTTTGATATCTTGCCTATCTGCTTTACCTTGGTATGATTTAGTTTACTGACTTAAAGTGCTCTGGACCTTTGATTATAGCTTCAGAGTGGTAACTTTATTGTCAGGGAGCTGTTCTGAAGCTTGCTCCTGGGATTCCTCAGTTGTAGATCCCGCCCCTTAGCTGCTATTCAGCTGTGTTGTATCTGAGGCAGGTAGAAAACTGTCCTTATCGTTATTACAGTGAAGAGTCAAACCACACATCGTATGGTCTGGTACAGTACATGGTGTAAGCTGTCAACACAGCAAAGTACCCACTCTGTGGCTGAGACACTGAGAGCCTAATCTTCGAAGGCTCTGAGGCATGATGGGGAGACAGAGGGAAATTCAAATGAACAGTCTGTCTGTAGTTTACAAAGACCAGGAATAAACCTGTACTTTAGTAAAATGGAGCTGCAAaggttttaacaaaattttatcttaaaagcTACATAGAGAATCTTATTTTGCCCCGCATAACACATTTGAAATAAGGAACGTTACTGTTCCTGCTCACTAAATTATGTCTGGGTTCCGCCTTCCCCAAGGTAGGTTTCACAGAGAAATTTTGAGTAAATAGATTTCAAAAGGACAACTTAAAGTAGCTGACTGGAGTGTCATTCTGAATAAGCGAGAATGACAAGCAGCAACAAGGTTTTTCTGTCGTGTCCCCAGTTCAGTTGccatttcaaataatattaaatcAAATTTGAAAAGTATCTATAGATTTTATACAGTGAAATTTAAAGTGAAATTTTGAAATAAGTCattttgacaaaagaaaaaaaaagttaaggagtGGTCTGTGAtatgtgaccttggataaatctGATAACTTCcctgaatttgtttttttaatctttaaaacaaagcGTTTAAGTTACGTGTTTTTTAACCCAGgatgtacattag
This genomic interval from Lagenorhynchus albirostris chromosome 10, mLagAlb1.1, whole genome shotgun sequence contains the following:
- the COL21A1 gene encoding collagen alpha-1(XXI) chain isoform X1; this translates as MGSPGYKGIPGFPGNQGLMGQKGEIGPPGPLGKKGAPGIPGLMGSDGSPGQPGAPGSKGNKGEPGLQGLPGASGLKGEPGAVGLPGEPGYLGLPGIQGKKGDKGNQGEKGIQGQKGENGRPGIPGPQGIQGHHGTKGERGEKGEPGARGATGPKGESGVNGLMGPTGPQGQPGEAGPQGPPGLDGKPGREFSEQFIRQVCTDVLRAQLPVLLQSGRIQSCDHCQSQRGSPGIPGPPGPMGPEGPRGFPGLPGRDGVPGLMGAPGRPGAKGLKGLPGRNGAKGSQGLGYPGVQGPPGPPGPEGPPGISKEGPPGDPGLPGKDGDHGKPGIQGQPGPPGICDPSLCFSVIVRRDPFRKGPNY